CGCCCGCAATCGGGCACGAGATGCCGACACAGACCGGCGGCTCCGCGAGATCGGCTGGCTGCCGTTCCGGGCATGGGAGCACGAGACACCGTCGGACGTGGCGGACCGTCTCGAGGCTGCGCTCCGCAGCCGGAGGCTCAGCTGATCTGCCGGCGCCTCCCGTGGTCCGCGAAGGCAAGGTGCCGGTCGTGGTCCTCCTGGCCGCGGAACGCCTTGAAGTCGCCGAGCTTCCAGGCTGTGCTCCCGCCGCGCGGGGCCTCGTGGACCTCGAAGTCGTGCTTGAGACGGCTGATCCTGGCCTCGATTTCGTCGGCGGTGAGGCGCGATCCCAAGGTGCGCTCGATCCGCGCCGTGGTCATCCAGTCGTCGGCGTCCCGCAGCGCCCGGTAGACCTCGTCGTGCATCTTCCGCTCTGGGCTACGCTCCGCTGAGCTGGTAGCGGGATCGAAGGCACGGGCGATTGCCTCACCCACGGCGCGGGCGACCGGGGGCGGGAACGCGTTGCCGACCTGCCGGTAGTGCGACGTCTTGCGGCCGGTGAACGTCCACTCATACTCAGGCCCATGCCAGCCCTGCAACCGCTCCACCATCTCCAGCGTCAGCCGGGGCATGTGGTTCGGGTCAGTGGTGTTCGGAGGCTCGTTGGCGATGCCCATGCCGTCGACACCGAGCGCAGCCCACGCCCGCTTGGCACGAGTCGGCCCGAGGTCGGCCCCGCCGTGCTTCTTGCTGCCGCCCACGATGGTGGGGGCGATGCCGGTCGCACGCTCGTAAGCCCACGTGTCTGCGTGCTTCCAGTTCTTCGACATGAGGTCCAGGAGCGTCGTGCCGACAGTCTCAGACGTCGGCTTCTTCTCCGGCCACTCGAAGCGCGCCGCGTCCTCCGGCCGGAGTGCCACAAGCACGAAGCGTGGCCGCAGCTGGGGGACGCCGTAGTCCTT
The sequence above is a segment of the Cellulomonas palmilytica genome. Coding sequences within it:
- a CDS encoding DNA cytosine methyltransferase produces the protein MSKLSVVEICAGAGGQSLGLHLAGFEHRLAVEIDPTAAATLRTNLGRLQPGDDVESLVAVGDVADPRVWNPSEFQAGIDLLAGGVPCPPFSVAGKQLGANDERDLFAWAVELAGRMQPRAVMLENVRGLSSTRFGGYRQAVIDRFEELGYVADWELLEAKDYGVPQLRPRFVLVALRPEDAARFEWPEKKPTSETVGTTLLDLMSKNWKHADTWAYERATGIAPTIVGGSKKHGGADLGPTRAKRAWAALGVDGMGIANEPPNTTDPNHMPRLTLEMVERLQGWHGPEYEWTFTGRKTSHYRQVGNAFPPPVARAVGEAIARAFDPATSSAERSPERKMHDEVYRALRDADDWMTTARIERTLGSRLTADEIEARISRLKHDFEVHEAPRGGSTAWKLGDFKAFRGQEDHDRHLAFADHGRRRQIS